A segment of the Solanum lycopersicum chromosome 9, SLM_r2.1 genome:
TCCACCAACTGCTGTCAGAAGGGACACCTTTGAAATCTGAATCTGGCAAAGAAGACTCTTTCTGGCTACATCCATCAGCACAAGTTTCATCATTGTCGTTATAGATGAGTTTGAGAGCTTGCACAACTTCTCCCATAAATGGCCTTTGAGTCACCTCTGGGTGCACGCACATTGAAGCAATAGCAGCCACCTTTGCCATATCATCAAAGTCATAGGTTCCAGCCAAAGAAGGATCCACAAGTTGCTCCAAACCTTCTCTAGTGGTCAGAAGAGGCCGTGCCCAAGTTACCAGGTTTTCTTGTCCAGGAGGTTGAGACATATCCACAGGTTTTCTTCCAGAGAGAAGCTCCAGTAACACAACCCCATAACTATACACATCACTTTTAACAAGGAGGTGTCCCGTCATTGCATATTCAGGAGCAACGTACCTGCAAACCCAGAAAATAGGGAATGTTAGCAACCGCTTCATAGCACAAATGCAGGTGTAAATTTACTCTTTGCAGCACAGATTGGAGTTGCAAATAAGGTAGAGTATAAAGTCGGTTTATGAACAAAAGAACTAAAAACAAGGAATCAAAGCAAAAAAAACAGAATATATCTGTTAGGACAATCAGAGGCAAATAAAACACGAGGCCTAAGAAACTAGTTTTAAAAAGTGTAACAACATGATTTCGCAATATCTAGGGGTATTGATCACAGCCTGATGCATTAGAGAACAACAGCCTTGGGCTGAGATAATCATCCTCTTACTGGGGTGACAGAATTTCAGGACAATATTGGCAGTGGATAAGTATCCTTGCAAATAAAGCGCTAACCCTCACAGTTTATCTTTTCCCCTTTTGTTGTTGGAActcaattcaaaaaatatacagGAAGTACTCTCACACTATCTAATCGTTTTCTGTAACATCAATATCTTTATGTCAGCACAAATTCCAAAATCAATTTCACGAATTACACCTCTAGAACACAGACAAGCATACTTGATGAAGGATTTCACAAGTTTTTGTTAGTTCTCATAAAAACTTCCAATAGATGATCCAATGGAACCAATAGAGCTGAAAAAGGTGATGCTTTAGtattaatttattcttcatttttttttctctaatgaGTATGCTTCACTAGCATACCACACATTTGTTATACTCTTATTTGAGTGAATCAAGACCACTTCAAGATTAGTCATGATTAAGAGATTATATACCCAAAAGTTCCCATGACTCGAGTGGATACGTGGTCACTTCCTTCGGTTGCTTCCCTTGCTAACCCAAAATCTGAAACCTTAGGGGTGAAGTCCTCTTCTAACAAAACATTGCTGGCTTTGAAATCACGATGAATAACACGAGGATTAGAATCTTCATGAAGGTAAGCAAGTCCCCTTGCAGCACCAAGAGCAATTTTTAACCTCACGTCCCAATCAAGTGGCCCTTTTATCCTGTCTTTTCCTGAAATATAGCAGTAGAGTACTGTTAAGGAGAATCACACGATAATATGTTTTACTTGCCAAGGCAGAAAGATATTTTTACACTTCTAGTTGATAGAATGCTGAAGCACTTTGTTCACTCTGAACCTATTCTGGTAGTGACAATCAACCAGGAAGAATGAGAGGAAACAAAGTCCTGCCAGCTTGGGTGGAATTCTTCACCATTGGGGGCAGCAAAGCAGAAGAAAGGAAGGGACATAAATGCAAAATGTGAGAGACAAAAGGTAGCTAGGACCACCGCAGAAACTGcagacaaaagaaagaagaaaaagaagaactgGTCCTGGTAGGGGAAAGGAGCTGTGCTGGCTTAAAActaaaagaaggaaaaacaagGATGAGGCACATACAATGCCTTCCTAAAAGTCAAAAGATTTGCCACAGAATGAAGCTCAAAGAGTAAAGAAACATCCTCGGCAAACCTTTTGTAGAAAATTCACttaataaattaactaaaaatgtCTCAAGAAACATGGCACTGGTATTAGCAATAGAAAGGAAATGAGTAGTCAAAGAAGTACAAATTGACTGCGATAGTTCTTTCACATAGGATGACTAAGTTATAAATGTGCTCTGGACTGCAAGATTAATACTAGTGATATAAAGGAACTTTGAATAGAAACGAAGGTAGGGGATATAAAGAATATACCATGCAAATGAGATTCCACACTACCATTCCGAACAATTTCATATATCAAGCTGCGAGTCCGCTCTTCACTGCATATACCAATTAATTTCACCAGATTACGGTGATGCAACCGGCTTAACATCTCAACTTCAGCAATGAATTCACGATCTCCATTCTGGTTATTATCCCTAGTAAGTACTTTCACAGCAACTTCTGTTCTGTCTTCTAAGATACCATGATAAACACGTCCAAATCCTCCTTCACCTAAAACTCTTTTTAAGCTAAACTTGTCAGTTGCCTTCTCAAGCTCTGCAAGTGTAAATGTTTTGACAGAAAGAATTGAAGCAGGCATAGCAGAAATTAGGGAAACCGATGTTGAGCTAGCTGTGCTACTTGATATTGTTGACCCGATTCCTGCAAACCAAATATGGGTGTTCATTTGATTTTCATGACGTACGGAATTGAGAAGCTTAGAGAAGTTAAAAGTCCTTAGTAATACAGATCagtgtattatttttatttttatttttattttgataaagaatACAGATCAGTGTATTATTTACAGCAGAAGATGataaaatgaattttcttttcttttatacatatattaaacaTTAAAGAAAACGCAGTGTGGGTAAATTAGACATATTTCCAAAGTCACATATCTGCTTCATCACAGTAATATCCCACCTTCAAAGGTCACTGATGAGTAATTTAAAACAAGGAAACAAGAACCTACCCTTGCCAGATCTCTTGTGCATAGATGACGTAAACACAGGACCAACAGCATTTGATGGTCGGCTAGTCCTCCTGCAATTTAAGAGGACAACCAGTGCACCACAACATACCACCAACAGTACTAGTGCTGATGAAGCAATGAGAAAAATGACTCTGGGATTCATTTTCTGGCTCTTGTTTCCAAAGTCAGCCGTAATAGGGAATTGTTGATCGATAGCACTTCCAGTTGGACCATTACCAGAACCAATGCCAGATGGTGGAGAAGAAGGCAGCCCTGAGATAACTTAACTAGATTATATTGCACCATAACTCC
Coding sequences within it:
- the LOC101268425 gene encoding receptor-like serine/threonine-protein kinase ALE2, which translates into the protein MPTLMLLFLLSLLTLLTTTTLGITLPHIYLSPTLPPNKPYFASKLFLGDARLVSTHVSFAPISAPHRHHFKPHMIPSRAPAPSPASQGLAAAPIASRVVGHHRHRHNRPRARVSPSPAVGSGCGEVCAEPFASVPFVTPCTCVFPMKVRLLLDKSLYSIFPVVRDLGIEVAKGTYLRPSQVVVVGASADNQNQERTIVDINLVPLEDKFDNTTAMLIYERFWKKKMPLNRTMFGDYDVMHIMYPGLPSSPPSGIGSGNGPTGSAIDQQFPITADFGNKSQKMNPRVIFLIASSALVLLVVCCGALVVLLNCRRTSRPSNAVGPVFTSSMHKRSGKGIGSTISSSTASSTSVSLISAMPASILSVKTFTLAELEKATDKFSLKRVLGEGGFGRVYHGILEDRTEVAVKVLTRDNNQNGDREFIAEVEMLSRLHHRNLVKLIGICSEERTRSLIYEIVRNGSVESHLHGKDRIKGPLDWDVRLKIALGAARGLAYLHEDSNPRVIHRDFKASNVLLEEDFTPKVSDFGLAREATEGSDHVSTRVMGTFGYVAPEYAMTGHLLVKSDVYSYGVVLLELLSGRKPVDMSQPPGQENLVTWARPLLTTREGLEQLVDPSLAGTYDFDDMAKVAAIASMCVHPEVTQRPFMGEVVQALKLIYNDNDETCADGCSQKESSLPDSDFKGVPSDSSWWNAGGLTPRLTYGQASNFMTMDYSSGPLEEFENRPFSASSFNLGGEAGLLSHGNRSGPLRTVRSKPALYRLRGSMSEHGALLPRHAWKDGTNYDASF